The Streptococcus toyakuensis genome has a window encoding:
- a CDS encoding TetR/AcrR family transcriptional regulator: MQESNKRLKTKRTIENAMVQLLMEQPFDQISTVKLAEKAGISRSSFYTHYKDKYDMIEHYQSKLFHTFEYIFQKHAHHKKDAILEVFEYLESEPLLAALLSENGTKEIQNFLRNKLHIMLSTDLQKRFMQLNLNTTELEYSSIYLTHALFGVCQTWIAHGKKESPQEITDFLMKMLGDTN; this comes from the coding sequence ATGCAAGAAAGTAACAAACGCTTAAAAACAAAGCGAACTATTGAAAATGCTATGGTACAATTACTGATGGAACAACCATTTGATCAAATTTCTACTGTCAAGTTAGCAGAAAAAGCCGGAATTAGTCGTTCCAGCTTCTATACGCACTATAAGGATAAGTATGATATGATTGAGCACTATCAAAGCAAGCTATTCCATACATTTGAATATATTTTTCAAAAACATGCTCATCACAAAAAAGATGCTATTTTAGAAGTATTTGAATATCTAGAGTCAGAACCACTTCTGGCTGCCCTTCTTTCTGAAAATGGGACTAAAGAAATCCAAAATTTCTTAAGAAATAAACTTCATATCATGCTCAGCACAGATTTACAAAAACGCTTTATGCAACTGAATCTCAATACCACTGAATTAGAATATAGTAGCATCTATCTAACTCACGCACTTTTTGGTGTCTGCCAAACTTGGATTGCACATGGAAAAAAAGAAAGTCCTCAAGAAATAACAGACTTCCTTATGAAAATGCTTGGTGATACAAATTGA
- the comD gene encoding competence system sensor histidine kinase ComD, with product MNFFLVVDFILYFFIISHSYHLICKGQINRKELFFFGAYTLLVEVVLGLPFYLLNLDGLGIARFLFPLGLYSYFRWIKQYERDRGLFLSLLLSLLYESTHNFLSVTFSSITGDNFVLQYYGLFFFVVTVLTYVVIVTIIHYFHLELAYFDKDYLYPFLKKVFFALLLLHIVSFVSNMVSTIKHLNSFGSILSSIVFISLLLTFFAMNSHKVQMEKEIALKQKKFEQKHLQNYTDEIVGLYNEIRGFRHDYAGMLVSMQMAIDSGDLQEIDRVYNEVLVKANHKLRSDKYTYFDLNNIEDSALRSLVAQSIVYARNNGVEFTLEVKDTITKLPIELLDLVRIMSVLLNNAVEGSADSYKKQMEVAVIKMETETVIVIQNSCKMTMIPSGDLFALGFSTKGRNRGVGLNNVKELLDKYNNIILETEMEGSTFRQIIRFKREFE from the coding sequence ATGAATTTTTTCTTAGTAGTAGATTTTATATTATATTTTTTTATTATTAGTCACAGTTACCATTTAATTTGTAAAGGTCAAATAAATAGAAAAGAATTATTCTTTTTTGGTGCTTATACATTACTAGTAGAAGTAGTACTTGGCCTTCCCTTCTATCTTCTAAATTTAGATGGGTTAGGGATTGCAAGATTTTTATTTCCTTTGGGCTTATATTCCTATTTTCGATGGATTAAACAGTATGAGAGGGATAGAGGACTATTCCTAAGTTTACTACTATCTCTTTTATATGAGAGCACTCATAACTTTCTGTCCGTAACGTTCTCCTCTATAACAGGAGACAATTTTGTTTTACAATATTATGGCCTATTCTTTTTCGTTGTAACGGTATTGACTTATGTCGTTATCGTAACAATCATTCATTATTTCCATTTGGAACTAGCCTATTTTGACAAGGACTACCTTTATCCTTTCTTGAAAAAAGTATTTTTTGCTTTACTACTGCTCCATATTGTATCTTTCGTTTCAAATATGGTAAGTACGATTAAACATTTGAATAGCTTTGGAAGTATTTTATCATCTATTGTCTTTATCTCTTTACTTTTGACCTTCTTTGCAATGAATTCTCATAAAGTTCAAATGGAGAAAGAGATTGCTTTGAAGCAGAAGAAATTTGAACAGAAACATTTACAGAATTATACAGATGAAATTGTCGGTCTGTATAATGAAATCCGTGGTTTTCGACATGATTATGCTGGGATGCTTGTCAGTATGCAAATGGCAATTGACAGTGGTGATTTACAGGAAATTGACAGAGTTTACAATGAAGTTTTGGTCAAAGCAAATCACAAATTGCGTTCAGATAAGTACACTTACTTTGATTTAAACAATATAGAAGATTCAGCTTTACGAAGTTTGGTTGCTCAGTCCATTGTCTATGCTCGAAATAATGGTGTAGAGTTTACACTGGAAGTAAAAGATACGATTACCAAGCTCCCAATTGAATTATTGGATTTGGTTCGTATCATGAGCGTTTTATTGAACAATGCTGTCGAAGGATCGGCTGATAGTTATAAAAAGCAGATGGAAGTAGCAGTTATTAAGATGGAAACTGAAACAGTGATTGTGATTCAGAATTCATGTAAAATGACGATGATTCCTTCAGGAGATCTATTTGCATTAGGATTCTCCACTAAAGGAAGAAATCGCGGGGTAGGATTAAATAATGTGAAAGAACTACTAGATAAGTACAACAATATTATTTTAGAAACAGAGATGGAAGGCAGTACATTTAGACAAATTATTAGATTTAAGAGGGAATTTGAATGA
- the comC gene encoding competence-stimulating peptide ComC has translation MKNTVKLEQFVALKEKDLQKIQGGEMRKSNNNFFNFLRRI, from the coding sequence ATGAAAAACACAGTTAAATTGGAACAGTTTGTAGCCTTGAAGGAAAAAGACTTGCAAAAGATTCAAGGTGGGGAGATGAGGAAATCAAATAATAATTTCTTTAATTTCTTAAGAAGAATATAA
- the rlmH gene encoding 23S rRNA (pseudouridine(1915)-N(3))-methyltransferase RlmH, whose translation MKIKVVTVGKLKEKYLKDGIAEYSKRISRFAKLEMIELADEKTPDKASESENQKILEIEGQRILSKVGDRDFVIVLAIEGRTFSSEEFSKQLEEASIKGFSTLTFIIGGSLGLAQDVKKRANLSVSFGRLTLPHQLMRLVLVEQIYRAFTIQQGSPYHK comes from the coding sequence ATGAAAATTAAAGTTGTAACAGTTGGGAAACTGAAAGAAAAGTATTTAAAAGATGGTATTGCAGAGTATTCAAAACGAATTTCTCGATTTGCTAAGCTTGAAATGATAGAGCTAGCAGATGAAAAAACACCAGATAAGGCCAGTGAATCAGAAAATCAAAAGATTTTAGAAATAGAAGGTCAGAGAATTTTATCAAAAGTTGGTGACCGTGATTTCGTGATTGTGTTGGCTATCGAAGGGAGAACTTTCTCCTCAGAAGAATTTAGTAAGCAGCTAGAAGAAGCTTCTATAAAAGGATTTTCTACTCTTACATTTATTATTGGGGGGAGTCTGGGATTAGCACAGGATGTAAAAAAGAGAGCCAATCTCTCTGTTAGTTTTGGCCGTTTAACCTTGCCCCATCAGTTAATGAGACTAGTCCTTGTTGAACAAATCTATCGGGCTTTTACAATACAGCAGGGCTCGCCCTATCATAAATAG